The nucleotide window ATCAGAGAAACAAGCCACCTGGTCCTGCCATGCTTCTCTGCTACAATAAGGAACAAACCAACCATGGTGGACACATAAGCACAACTTGGGGCAGTGTGTAAGAGCTCCAGTTTCTTAAAACTTAGGCAGAATGTCACTCTAGGGAAAGAAAGTTGCAGCCTGGAGAGTGTGTGTTCCCCATAGCCATGCAtctccaaaggagaaaaacagtaaCACTATCTAATTACCTGAGATAGGTTCTCCAGGATAAAGATGGTCTAGATAAGGATGCTCCTTTCCATCTGCACAGAACTTGATCTTTCTCAATGGACTTTCACCTGTCCCGTATTATCTGACTGAACCCTCACAGCGCagtattatcatctccattttatccAAGCTATTTTGTGACTCAGCCAGCCATCACAGAGCTGCCATTCTGGAATATACCCAGACCTTGTGACTTCTGGTCTAGTGCTCTTTTGACCATACACCCAAGCCGCCAAATAGAGAAGAAACATGTAGAGGCTCAGACTGATGCCTCTTTAGTGCCAGCGAACATAAGTTCACCCACTTAAAGCTTAAGAGGACCATGGGCAGGGCGGTGGGGGTTGCTCCCAGGAGGCCCTCCACCCAAGACTCACTCAGAAAGATGATGGTCTGCCTTCGGGCGCTCCTGCTCTCCTCGCTTTCGGACTTCCtcaactgcagctgctgccctttgGCGGCCAGCGTGCCCTGCTTGCTCCTCTGGAGAGCCTGCATCATGCTCCAGCACATGAAGGCCACGGAGACCAGGACCACCAAGTAGATGATGAAGGCACTAAAGATGCTAGACTGGAACACAGTCCAACGGCTAGAGAGGTTGGTGCAGACGGACATGTTGGAGGTCTCCGGGTGCTCGGAGTGATGGTTGCGAGAGCGGTTGCAAGTGAGCCCCCGGTGACTGGGCACGTCCACCAAGGGGTATTCAACTCCCATGGCAAAAAGCAAAGGCAAGGCCACCAGGGCGGAGGTGACCCAGACAAAGCCAATCAGCAGCTTCACCTGGCAGGGCCCAGACATGGCCTTATACCTGAAGGGGTGGCAGATGGCGATGTAGCGCTCGAAGCTGAGCGTCAGCACGTGAAGCAGCGTAGCGTAGCTGCAGGTCTCGAAGAGGAAAGAGTGAAGCTTACAGGATACGGTGTAGCTGGGCGTGGTCAGGGGGTTCCAAATGATGCTGTAGAACTCCACGGGCATACCAATGAGGAAGACCAGGATGTCGGAGCAAGCCAGGCTCACCATGTGATCTGTCACCTCCTTCTGCAGGTAGCCTTTCTTCTGCAGCACCTGGGTGACCCGAATCGTGACACTATTCCCCAGGATGCCCACCACAAAGATGACCAGGAACAGTAGGATGAGTGTGATTTTGATCCAGGTAGCTACCTCGAATTCAGGAACATGGCTGTGATCAATAACATGGGAGCAGTCATTGCCGGGGCGGCTGGGTGAAGCCATGAGGAAGACAGCCAAGCCACAAGGTCCAAAGACCTTCCCaacttccctccttcttcctacGGAGCCCAAAGTTCTCAGCTGCCACTCACTAGAGCGAGCGCAGGGCTTTCTCGAGCTCACCTGGAAAAAGGTAACTTAGTATTTCAGGCGCTTTCATGGAAACTTCCTGGAGCAGCCCAACCTGGCTTcggctgggggtggggtttggggggtgGTGTCTGGGCGAGGCGGGGAGAGCGCGGAGGAGGGAGGTTCCAGTCTCGCCACAGCCAGTGAGTCCGCAGCCCCCTGCGCGCaggccctccccctccttccGCGGCCCCAGCGCTCCGCCGTGCAgccctcccctcctgtcccccTCCTCTCCCGGATACCTGGCCTTTGCTGTCCAAACCTACCTTCCGAGAGCACCCTCTCCCGGCTGAAGGCGGGGTGGTCGGTCAGCAGTTAAACATTAACTACCACTGCCTGTGCTCCCGGCGCAAACCCAGCCCAGCTGTGGTTTGACTCAGCCCACAGGCATGGTCCCGACCCAGATCTTGGCTCCGGAGCTCAAGGCGACGGGtggccccacctcccctgccGCCCACGCGGCCAGCACCAAGACCGCGTAGTCGTCTGCCCCCACGCGCATCCCACCCAGAGGGAGGCTCAACCCAGGGGAAGCTGGAGTGAGCTCTCGGGCTTTGAGTGCCCGGGCTCAGACTGGGAAAGACAGactgccccctcctgccctgcccccactgccaCAGCTACCCTGGGGTCCCTTCAAAGATTTGGACCCAGGCATCCCCTTGGGTGGCCGGCTAGTTGGCGGGGCCGCCAAGGCACAGCCAGCAAGCGAGTCTTCTTGGTACCCTGCCATTAGGCCAGCCCACGGCAATGACAATGAACAGTCAGGCTGTGCACTGGCTGAAGCCGCTGTCCCAGGAAGTCGCCCCCAAGCAGGCTAACAGGATCCCTACAAAAGCTTTTTTCCAAAGCCTCCCGGCGGCGTTCTGCTCGGGGTCTGTCTTGCTGTCCTGCAGAGGGGACCCGCCGAGCGAAGGCTCCCTCCTTTCTGTTTCATTCCACTGCTCAGGCCCCTCTCCAGGGGTGGCAGCAAGTCTTTAATTGGGGACATGTATATGGATAAGGATGGTACACCCGCCAGGATGCGCCTGGTGGGACGCGTGTCCTCGGAGGCAACTGTAACCAGAATGTCAAGAGCAGCAGGAGGGGGCTGCCCCAAAAGCCCAGCAAGACCATGGTGTAAAAATAACATTAAGGATCAtgacattttctctcttcttccagagGAAAACCTCTGAGGGACCCATCCTCATCTTCTAATTCTAAAATCAGAAgcgagggtggggggtggaaaaggaagttgtcctgtgcattgtagaatACTTAGCATCTACATGTCCCCTGCATGCCACGCCTAAGAGTGACAGCCACAATGTCTCCAGTCATTGCCAAGTGTCCTCTGAAGGGTAAAATTGCTCGAGGTGGACAACTACTGCCTTGAAGAAAGTAAACAGATCCTCTTTTTATCTGTCCATCCTGAGGGTCTAGCACAGGATGTAAAAAAGCATCCTTAAATTAAGATAACCACTACCCACGATGTGAttgttttaaagatgaataaactgaggtgCCCAGAGGATAAGTGCCTCCCCAAGGCCATAAAAGAGTGAGGGAGAGACTTACAAATTAACCCAGGTCCGCCAAACCCTGAGTATACCTACCTAACAGGGAGGGAATCCTGGGTGCACAGAAGGTACTCAGAAAATGAGCCTGGAACCATGCACGTAAAGATACAGGGACTGTATTTTGTGAACCCAACTCTTGGCATGTAATCTGAGGATCTCAGGAATATTTCACTTTGACACTCTcagaaaaggggggtgggggtgggggaaggctgTATATCCACTGGATCTTTACAATTAGCACCCTGTGTGGCTCcagttattttctctctctcttctctgttaaATTACTAGCTCCAAGGCCAAGACCTATATCTTTTCCCTCTGTGGTACCTCTCCACAGAACC belongs to Phacochoerus africanus isolate WHEZ1 chromosome 3, ROS_Pafr_v1, whole genome shotgun sequence and includes:
- the GPR39 gene encoding G-protein coupled receptor 39, coding for MASPSRPGNDCSHVIDHSHVPEFEVATWIKITLILLFLVIFVVGILGNSVTIRVTQVLQKKGYLQKEVTDHMVSLACSDILVFLIGMPVEFYSIIWNPLTTPSYTVSCKLHSFLFETCSYATLLHVLTLSFERYIAICHPFRYKAMSGPCQVKLLIGFVWVTSALVALPLLFAMGVEYPLVDVPSHRGLTCNRSRNHHSEHPETSNMSVCTNLSSRWTVFQSSIFSAFIIYLVVLVSVAFMCWSMMQALQRSKQGTLAAKGQQLQLRKSESEESRSARRQTIIFLRLIVVTLAICWMPNQIRRMMAAAKPKQDWTKAYFKAYMILLPFSDTFFYLSSVVNPLLYNVSSQQFRSVFAQVLRCRLTLPHANQDKRLRAQAASSMDSARSVHRPLIFLASRSNSSARRTDKVFLSTSQSESEAKPQSKPQLLNHESPEPDSVMKPANPATENGIQEHEV